DNA from Prunus persica cultivar Lovell chromosome G6, Prunus_persica_NCBIv2, whole genome shotgun sequence:
ttaataaaaaaaacagagaatataaggggaaaaagaaaactaacacTAATTACCTAGTGTCCAGAAAGAACAGTCTGTCTTCACTGGGCTAGTAAGATCATGCTGTACAATCCGCATACGAAAAGCACCGTTTAAACCACCTATCAAAAACTTCATTTTTTGAGGAAATAAATCAAATGGAACTGAATTACTTACATTGAGGTAGGGAGGATTGCCTTTGATGCCGACTTCGACGTGCTTCGACTGGATTTTGCAAAAAAATTGCTTTGAAGGAACATTTTGGGGCAGATTTATGTACATGTTCACCTCCTCTAGGGTTTGGTCCCATTCAAACACCTTCTGACCTAAGAATTTCAATCCGCACACAAATTTCAGTCACtgcaaaccaaaataaaaagcaaaagccGTGAAAGGAAAGAGATTTACCATTGTGAACGAAGCTGTGGCGCTTCTCTGGAGCCAATTTCTCGGCCATTTGGGTCGCTAGGGTTTGCTTACGCTCTGCGTTTTGGGTCCTCTGTTCGCGCGCTTGTCTTCctctttgtctttgtttcttgAAGCTTCTAATACGAAAAGTTGAAGATTCTTAAAACTGACCCAAACATTTAtgcatttttatgtttattgcCCCTTTACTTTTGtgaatcattttttttgtacAATAAATTTCGTCATTTCCATTATTGCcacattttattatattctTTCCCCTTCTGTTTATGATTGTGGAACTTGGGTCTTCCTCAAACTTCAACACCTCCCATATGATCATATCCACCACCTATTCATTGAAATTGTGAATGCGCACCATATCCACagtttatttaatgaaattgTGAATGCACATGTATAGGCACACGtattaagtaaatttaggtatTTTATTTACATAAGACATTAAAGTTCGGAGTTTCGAGTTTAGAACTTGCTCCCTGCTCATCTTGCTACTACTGAGCCACCTAAAGTTTGTACAATAAGCCTTTTCGACTCCAATGTCTGATGTACAAAGAAATAATAACCATTTGAAAAACTTTGTAAGGATTGTCGAGTTCTACAAAAATTAGACATGTAAAGTAAAAAAGACGtgaatcaaatgaaaaaaaagaaaaagcatatATATCAACTAGCAAATTGGTTTAGTAGCTCGTAATGTTGGAGGAGGTTATGAGCTCGAATCCACTTtctcattatttttatttaaaaaaatacacactAATTACATAAATGAGATAAATAACGCGTATATAGCGACAGGTTTGTAGTTTATGATCAATTGTGTCGTAATATGCATGGCATGGCACCACTAAAATACGTACAAAAGTGACCCATTAGGGTTGCTTTTCATGATATGAGTACTAATTTGATTTTGCATGGGTTAGCCAAGCCAGTTCCATTTTGGAGTGTAAAAACGAGAGTCTATGTCTTTGAGGAAACTTCGtccaatattttcttttggccaagaATATCTGACCAATCAGCTTAtgggttttttcttctttctttttttggtttgatcaAACTGTAAAAGAAATGACAACCGTTTGATTCCTTTCGAGGAAAAGGCTTGAAAATTCCACGAAAGTTCGGACTCTGTGGGTACATCACATATGTACATATTGTTGCTTCCTTttagcctctctctctctctctctctctctctctctctctctctctctcattggaCTAGTACGTtattgcttgcttgcttccaTTGAAGCACACTGAAAGATGCAGGTAGAAGCTTAGCAGCTAGCTTAACCAATGACACAAACTGAGTGGAGatgcaaaacccaaaagagaCAATTGgacataatattattaaataaatatattttgtcaCCGAGTCACTGCCGCTGCCAAGTGTGGCGGGTAAAGGGTAAAGGATAGAGTAGAGAGCTTTGCATGCAGTACTCTCCAAGTGTCGATAAAATTCATGCATGTTTCCACATCAATCTGCGGCTATTTATCACTTTTACTACAAATCAGCTCCAAACAAATATAtccacaaatataattttcttcaGAATTAAAGTCTAATAACCTTTTGGTTACTCTACTGGAGGCCCTCGGCACCAGCAGGTAGGACGGTTGTTTAAGGCCCTTAAATTGAGAGGGCTCCAATTTGtataatactatatatatacatatctatattatttataaatactatattatataaatattatgttaggcccaaattaattattgtaaatataaaaaacttatctaattatttaattcaaaattaaaaagaggaAACTCAATAAAGGCTCACTCAttgtaaaaaaagaagaaaaaaaaacttgctcAATTActcaattaaaaattaaaaaaaggaaacttaaTAAAGatccaattattttttaaacttatAGCTTAAATCAATTAACCAACAGGGTCTAGCCCAATGAAAAAAAGGCCCCGACTTGCATACAAGAGGTCTCAGGTTCGAACTCACAAGGTATTTTTGTTGTATGTGTGTGAAAAAATCTCTCatctagtttagactatcacttgtactatataaaaaaaaatcaattaacttAGTTGAATCaattagaaaattgaaaaagatatAGTAGAAAAACTTGATTATGTATAGTTAATTTATACTTTTAAATCGAAAAAGGCAAAATAAGTAATATTTAAGTGATGTTTTGATGCATTTTATACAATTGTTGTGTAAATTacatattgatttttttttttaatgttataaTTGTGAATATGagtttatataatattttttaacttacagaaaaaaaaaaactcacatatatatatatatatatagagagagagagagagagagagagtaaaagGCCCAATTTAAGATTTTTGCCTTAGACTTCCAAAACGTAGGACTGCCGCCTCCACTTCTAATAATCATCCACTGACATTAGGAAGTTCAAACATAAAACCttcatcaaataaataatggcattgatcctatttttactcttttcatatgtaatttgtGTCagcttaaatttttatttcatttggagTATAAAAGTGATTTtaggagagaaagaagaattcTTGAATAATTACTTTTAACTATTTAAACTATAATTTccttcatatataatttttatttttatttttttttattggaccTTCATATGTAGTGATACTTTTGTCCACGTTTTGGGCCTCT
Protein-coding regions in this window:
- the LOC18772329 gene encoding nudC domain-containing protein 2, coding for MAEKLAPEKRHSFVHNGQKVFEWDQTLEEVNMYINLPQNVPSKQFFCKIQSKHVEVGIKGNPPYLNHDLTSPVKTDCSFWTLEDDIMHITLQKRDKGQTWASPIVGEGQLDPYSTDLEQKRLMLQRFQEENPGFDFSQAQFNGGCPDPRTFMGGIRSD